The Panicum hallii strain FIL2 chromosome 5, PHallii_v3.1, whole genome shotgun sequence genome contains the following window.
ATAGAGAGGGGCTTCGACCTTCTTAGGAAGAGCCGTACGAGGCTGCTCACGTACGGTTCGGGAGCCGAGCCACTGCACAGGGGCTTAGGTCAACACTTATATATTAGCCAGTCATCAATTGGAAGCGGGTAATATGGTGATAAATTGCGATTGCTCCAAACCTTCTAAAAGCGGCTTCTTGCGACCTGCCCAGAATGCTCATACATACCTTCGGTTCCAAGAGCTTGTTCGCACAGTGAATAAAGGTCGGGTTGAAGGGGGCAGTCAGCTGGCTGCTTCTTGGCCACGCCCCCCTGCTTATAGATACGAGATATTCCATCTAAATTCAAAAGTAGGAAATAGCATACCATTAGCTGATATACGTATGGGAACATGGGTACATGATATTGAATGTCATCCAGGTCAAGGCGCAAAGCTGGCTCGGGCCGCAGGAACTTATGCGATAATAATTAAGGAGCCAGCCCCACAATGTCTTGTGCGGCTACCATCGGGTGTTGAAAAACTCATAGATTCCCGATGCCGAGCTACTATTGGTATAGTTTCCAATCCCAACCATGGTGCACGTAAGCTTAGAAAAGCAGGACAAAGCCGGTGGTTAGGCAGACGCCCCATTGTTCGTGGTGTTGCAATGAATCCAGTGGATCATCCTCATGGAGGAGGTGAGGGGCGCACGAAAGGAGGTAGACCTTCGGTGTCACCTTGGGGGAAGCCCACCAAAGCAGGATTTCGGGCAGTAGTGGGGGTGGGGAAACGCAGAATTTAGTTCATGCCACGACGATCTATATGGAAGGGCAGTTTTGTTGATGCTTTCCTGTTTAGAATAAAGAAGAACAGAGAAAGTCTGATGAGCAGGAAAATTTGGTCACGTAGATCTTCTATTTCGCCGGAATTCGTTGATTGCTCCGTACTCATTTACAATGGAAAAACTCCTGTTCGTTGTAAGATCACTGAAGGAAAGGTTGGTCATAAATTTGGAGAGTTTGCTTTTACACGGAGACGAAGACCCTATAGAACAAATAGAGGAAAGGGCAGAAAGGGGCAAAAGTAAAGTCTAAGCGACATATGGCACGAAAAGGAAATCCAATTTCGGTAATCCGAATCCCATATAGCTCTTTTCTTCATACTCGACCAGCCCTAGGTTGGGGATAATGATTTTTTCAAATCTTGTTGGGAGATGCTTCGCTCCGAGTCCGACTGGGACGGAATGGGGGACCCAGGCCCTTCAATGCCTCCCTCCGGATCCACTAACTCGGAAGAAGAGCTATTCAATTTCTGGCTGACTGTGACTCTGCATCCCGGGAGCAGACCGCTCCCCCGGAAGCTGTGGTCAGTCAAGAGCGGCATCCGAATCCCGCTCCAATCCCTCCAGCGCAGGTTCCCGCTCCAATGCCTGGAGCGGCAGCGGAAGCAGAACAGAACCCTCCTTCTTTTGATTGGGAGGGACGACCTCTCTCTCTTTGAGAGGAAAGTTCTCTACAAAAGGCCCACGCCTGTCACGCCCAGATTCTGGACACATTGCGTGATATTACTCTGAAGAATGGAGAGGAGCTCCGTGAAGAAGACTATCGCACCATGCTTGATTTCATGTTGAGCCGACTCCAGTCCGACGTCAATCCCCGGGCGCTGAAGGAGCTCCTGAACAGACTCCAAAACGGTCGGGCACGATCTCAAACTTCTAGGGCTAGGGCGGCAAGGAGATTCCTCGACGAGGACTAGTGAGGCTATAGTACTGACTATGCATAGGACTACAAAGGTGAAAAGACAGGATGTATTCCGACGAAATGCCTTGGATGTGATCGGCAAGAGAAAGATGGAATTTGGTATAAGGAAGGAAATCAAACGCGTTGTTTGAGAAGGAAAAAGGGTAACtagagaaaaaagaaaaataggcTCTCCCTGGACTCTACGCAGGACTTCTTTCTAAGCCTCACATAATTTGAATTTCTCTGACATTCCATGTTTCCGAAACGGATCCTATAAAATATTTCACTTTTTCTATGATCATCTCTATTTTAGGTATTCGGGGAATCCTCCTTAATAGACGAAATATTCTTATTATGTCAATGCCAATTGAATCAATGTTATTAGCTGTCAATTTGAACTTTTTGGTATTTTCCGTTTCTTTGGATGATATGATGGGTCAATCATTTGCTTCATTAGTTCCAACAGTGGCAGCTGCGGAATCTGCTATTGGATTAGCCATTTTCGTTATTACTTTTCGAGTCCGAGGGACTATTGCTGTCGAATTTATAAATTGCATTCAAGGTTAAACATAACTACAGGAGAGTTACCAAATACAAAGTTCTGTTCTCCTTTcgttctcttctttcttttctttttattttgaGATATTTGAATTGGATTTTCTATGCCTAATTTATCTTCCATTATCGAATCTTAAGCAGAACATGTGATGCATGGTGATTGAAGATGCGCATGCCATTAGTTTGTTGTATTGTCTAACACTTTTTTTTAGTAGAAATTTCCATTATGTCCATCCCATAATCTCATGTAAATACTGATGCAAATTGGAACAATTGCTTCAGTTCTTTTCTAGTTTATAAAATTCACTACAGTGATGCCTTTTTTTTTTCATATGTAGTTCTTTACTTGTCAGATTATTATGCAACTTTTGATATCTAAAGGAGTTGTGTATCTCCTGCTCCCTTCTGACAATGATGGCTTTACACAGAATTTTTACAATATCAATGTTCGAAAGGTCATACTGATGGGCCTACCTCCTGTTGGCTGTGCACCTCACTTCCTCTGGGAGTATGGCAGCCAAAATGGGGAATGCATCGAATATATCAACAACGTTGTGATCGAGTTCAACTATGCCCTGAGATACATGTCCAGCGAGTTCATCCGCCAGCACCCAGACTCAATGATCAGTTATTGTGATACTTTCGAGGGGTCTGTGGACATACTAGAGAACCGTGACCGCTATGGTGAGCAAATGCATCATAAGTACTACATTCAGATTGCCTGCTGTCCTTAGGGAAGCACTCACATTATGATCGAATTACAATGTGCAGGTTTTGTGACCACCACTGATGCTTGCTGTGGGCTGGGCAAGTATGGAGGCCTATTCTATTCACTGAATTGACAAAGTCAATCTCAAACCTAGCTGGTATCACTGCAGTGACTTTCCTCTCAATCTTTCAAGTACAAAGGAATCCGCCAGTTATCGAAAGCAAAAAGGATAGGGGCAAGAAAAGGGAAAGTGAATTCTCACCCCTACAaactttcttttcttcttggCGTACAGAATTCTCTGCCTTTAGTCACCCTTAGCGCGAACCATCTTCTCTTCAGCTATTTGGCCTGGAATACTTCCCTGACGAAACCCGTGCTAAAGAAGCCAGGTAATCGATACTATACAAGGGCTAAGCTATCATGTTGATAGAGGCCCGTCTATCGATACTATATAGTTGGTACGAGCTAGTGATATCAACGCCATGCAGCTACCATACTGGTCCAAGTTCCGACTCCCAGGTCGAGATCTCCCATCGAACCGTAATATTCAAACCGGGTGCTCTCACTTTCTTATTAGTCATTCACCGGATCCACGTCCCCAGAAGGTCTACCCCGACTGCCCATTAATCCTCCGCGGTAAGCTGGCACTCGACCTCGTTAACGGGAGAGTGGAGGAAAAGGAGGGAGAGAAAGCCAGTCTAAGCAGAAGGATGAGATGGGGAGTTATAGTAGTCAGCTGGTTCTCTGTCTTCATGAGGAACTTTAAAGCAATACTTTGAAGAGGCTACCGATACAAAGATAGAAGGATGTCCGTGGAAAATACATCAAGAATGTCAAAACAAAGGAAAGATGATTATCTTATAGGAAGACTTCTTTCAATGAATACTCCAAAGCATATTCTCTTGATTTCTTCACTGGCACCCTTATCCAACCTGCTGCCCCCTGTTACTACGAACTTGTTTTCATCTGGCAGATAAGCTTTTGAGAAGAGACCACTTTGATAACGAGCTTTCGGGTTGCCGTATTGATACCGCCCTTCGGGGGAACAGGAGAATAGCATGCACGGGAGAAGGATTTAGGGAAAGGTACCCACCTTTTAACGGGAGAAAGGCCAGGTCATCAGAGCAAGCATAGTTTACTGGGCAAAGCAATCATCTCGTTTTCCCCTCCCTTTTTGGGAAGCACCTCTCTACGCGAATGTTGATGGCGGCTTTCACCACTGGATTGTGTCCCTTATAGATCTGATAACAAGTTTCTAGCTGACAATACGAATAAAGGATAAGCTCGACTGTCCTGCATCACCATTCATCATCTTATCGGTATACAGGAACACGGTGACAAGACAGCAGCCGCCCATCGCTATCTCTCTCCCCGCGCGAAAGCAAGGCCTCCAGTTTGTGAAACTTTATTTGAATGAATGCCActcctttttttcttcttctgacAAACTTTTATTCTAAGGATTTTCTGATAGCCCAGAATACATAAAAGAGGTTGGATAAAAAAGAGGATAAGAAAGGGATGATGGGAAAGTGACAAGACTGGACTTCGACTCGTTTAAAAAGAGTTGTAGCCGTACGGAATTCAAATTGGAATTGACCCATCTCATGATACAAGTTACCCTGGATTTATTTCTATTCCTATTTAGCAGGGCAATTCTAGTTTTTGTTATGATGATCTCATGGATAGTAGTATTTAGTTCTTCTTTTACATTCAGATTGGTAGTAGGTTTCAGATAGCTTAGCTTGATATGATGAAATTTCTATTGGAGAAGACGGGCGCCAACCCGAAGGGGAATGTAGCTATGCTGGACTTCTTCCTACTAGCTACGGTGCTGCACCTGCTCCTAGCTACGATGCTGCTCCTGTCCGCCCCTTGATTTATCACCCCTTTGGTCTTTTATTGGTCATTGATTTATAGACGGGAGGATAAGTACCCTGGCTCGAGCCCAGATATCGATTTACCATTCCTTTATCGGATCTCCGAAACGGGAAACAAGAAAAGTAATAGAAATCGTGTGCCAGCGGGAGATACGAAATTCACTGGTTTTTACTCTCAATCCACAGGTGGAGATACCTGGGGTGGGTTTTCATGGCCTATAGTCCCCTGCCGCCGAAGCACGAACTACTTTAAATCGCGGATCGGCAGCTTCCTGCGACATTCCTTCAATGCAAACGTGGTTATACCCTTTGATAGATAGCAAGCAGCTCCTATAACTTGATCGACAGGACCCAACCAACTAAACTATTGATTTTGGCAAAGCTAGACCTTTTGAGGAAAGCAGATGCAGATAACGAAAGGAAGCTATTAGTTTTTCTTGTACTCGACTCGGCTTTTCTTTACTGACCGCTTTCGTAAGGAAAGAAGACAATAGGAAAACCAGGTGAGAAGTTTTAGAGCAACCGATGCCTACCGTCCGGCGATGTCCCTAGGTGGAGCTGGCTTACCACATTCCGATACCTCGGAACCTTCCCTTCGTAAATTTTGAATAACGAAAGTATCAACCACTTGCTGGCATGCCAAAACACTTattatgtttatgtgaagtggATTCATCGGAAGAGAGAGGTAAAGCATTTTCATTTCTTCGCTTTTGAGCAGTAAGTATTTCGCAAGGCGGCCCAGGGGTCTTCTTCGTTTAAGGGGCAGTTGAGCAACCAATCATACTACGTAGTACGGGAATTGTAGTTCACAAGTGAAGCCTCCCATGAGTGACTAGTTGGGTGGTATATGAAAAATGGGTCAGTTATAAACTAATCCGTCTTTTACGGCCGATTGAGACTGTCTTCCCTAGAAATAGAACGCTCTTTGACGAGAAAGCCGTCTAGCACCTGTAGCTGGCTTGCTTCACGTCCCGCTGTTTGCTTACGAGTTTGGTAGCGAGCCGAGGCAGACGTTTGTAGATCTTGCCTCGAAGCCTCTTCACAGTTGATAGCATCACCTGCGGGGTATCAGCCTTGCCCCTCATCATTCTTTGAGAATCATAAGGACCCATTCCGGTAGTGCGAAAATCTGCTGCACTGTCTTCACTGCCAAGCTCTAGTAATAGAAAATCAAATCAACTATCTAATCGAGCATCAATCCTAGGAATTTTCTCCTCACGGAGAGAGATCAGAAAGCTTGGCACCGGATTCCGAAGTACCAGTACCGAAGAAAGCAAAAGCTTTCGAGAAAACCCGAGCAGCGACTCCAATGTTTGGTAAAGGGAATGACCCTAGATACTCAGTGGCAGGAAATCCATTTGCTCGATTTAACGAAAAAGCGCACAAGTCACGCTCGCCTGTTAGAAGTGATTTTAGGAGGAAGTTGGATTGGTATTTTCTACTGGATTTGTGCCTATAGACCCAAGATAAAGTCTCTCTCTCGCATAGCCGGAAAAGTAAGTACATAGTGTAGAGAGAAAGAAATAGAATCTCGTGTCGACTTGGAAGTCAATAGTAAATCACAGGCAGTATGCCCTATTTTAAAACATGCAATGAGGGTACGAGCAACACTCCCCAAACTTGGCATGACTCATCGCCATCTTGTATTCATGATCTTACCTCGCCTTGGTCACAAATGCATAGCATAGGATCGAGTGGATCGGCACCCAATAGGCCAGATTTTCCTATCTTTGATGGGGGCAATCCAAAGTGGTGGAAGAAGAATTGCGATAAATATTTTCTTATGTTCCACACTCCTTACACTACTTGGAAAGATTACTCCACCATGTATTTCACGGGTCAAGCTAAA
Protein-coding sequences here:
- the LOC112892666 gene encoding uncharacterized protein LOC112892666, with product MAKTNQTDPAQCKKSIYRDYTKEEVSESELVTKKAGIRNETLPKSKAKKSRNEAASLIAPLNRRAKAFSNRSIWKGSFVDAFLFRIKKNRESLMSRKIWSRRSSISPEFVDCSVLIYNGKTPVRCKITEGKVGHKFGEFAFTRRRRPYRTNRGKGRKGQK